The sequence TCGCGTCCTGGAACTGCCCCAGATGTTGGAATTTCATACCTGGCTAGACGGTAAACGCTTAGCCAGACAATCCTGCCGAGTCATCGGGGAATCGCGTACCGGCAAGACCGTGAGCTGTGATACCTACCACCTCAAATCCAAAGTGACCCAGCGACCCGGTGAAGCCCCCCTGATACCAGTGATGTACTGGCACTGTCGTGAGAACCTCTCCGTGAGCAACCTGTTGGTCGGCCTGCTAGAAAGCCTTCAGTATCAAGCCACGCGAGGGCGCATCCCTGAACTCCGGGAGCGGGTCTACCACGTGCTCCGGAGTTGCCAGGTTGAGATGATCATCTTCGACGAAGCCCAACGGGTAACCGCTCAAGCGATGTCTGAAATTAGAGACATATCCGACCTCTTAGAGATTGCCGTCGTGCTAGTGGGCACCGATCGGCTCAACGCCGTCATTCAACGTGATGAACAAGTCCTCTATCGATTTCTATCGG is a genomic window of Nodosilinea sp. E11 containing:
- a CDS encoding TniB family NTP-binding protein → MSPSPAADPNPAIADVNERIRDLGRRRVLELPQMLEFHTWLDGKRLARQSCRVIGESRTGKTVSCDTYHLKSKVTQRPGEAPLIPVMYWHCRENLSVSNLLVGLLESLQYQATRGRIPELRERVYHVLRSCQVEMIIFDEAQRVTAQAMSEIRDISDLLEIAVVLVGTDRLNAVIQRDEQVLYRFLSAYRFSRLSSEELQEMTALWEEHVLQLPKPSNLANPKAQSLLLQASRGYIGVLNQILCEAAIRALQRGQPRIELPLLRQVVKECSLAIK